A region from the Saccharomonospora azurea NA-128 genome encodes:
- a CDS encoding hypervirulence associated TUDOR domain-containing protein, protein MAEFKKGDRVRWDAGNQSSVGTVERKITSDTEAGGRSVRASEEHPQYLVRSEKSGKTAVHHPDKLHKAD, encoded by the coding sequence ATGGCGGAGTTCAAGAAGGGCGACCGCGTGCGCTGGGATGCGGGAAACCAGAGCTCGGTGGGCACGGTGGAGCGCAAAATCACGTCCGACACCGAGGCGGGCGGTCGGTCGGTCCGGGCGTCCGAGGAACACCCGCAGTACCTCGTGCGCAGCGAGAAGTCGGGCAAGACGGCCGTGCATCACCCGGACAAGCTGCACAAGGCGGACTGA
- a CDS encoding TetR/AcrR family transcriptional regulator — MESELGLRERKKIATKTALYEAAMRLSVENGYDTVTVEAIADAVGVSRRTFSNYFASKEEAMLYGDSVRLHALLDAVAARPAEESAWTALRGAVRSVLRDLQRQRRERDDNLDWLTCARVIRSHPALLSEQVATYASFERALATTVDARLSPDDRSVMRARVIAACFLAALRAGTQAWLDHDSGTPASQFIDQALVEAGLPFP; from the coding sequence GTGGAGAGTGAGCTCGGGCTGCGCGAACGGAAGAAGATCGCCACCAAGACGGCGTTGTACGAGGCGGCGATGCGCCTGTCCGTCGAGAACGGGTACGACACCGTCACGGTGGAGGCGATCGCGGACGCCGTCGGCGTGTCCCGGCGCACCTTCTCCAACTACTTCGCCAGCAAGGAAGAGGCCATGCTGTACGGCGACAGCGTGCGCCTGCACGCGCTGCTCGACGCCGTGGCCGCCCGGCCTGCGGAGGAGTCGGCGTGGACGGCGCTGCGCGGCGCCGTGCGTTCCGTGCTGCGTGACCTGCAGCGACAGCGGCGCGAGCGCGACGACAATCTCGACTGGCTCACGTGCGCGCGCGTGATCCGCTCCCACCCTGCGCTGCTGTCGGAGCAGGTCGCCACCTACGCGTCCTTCGAACGCGCGTTGGCCACCACGGTCGACGCCAGGCTGTCGCCGGACGACCGGTCGGTCATGCGTGCCCGGGTCATCGCGGCGTGCTTCCTCGCCGCCCTGCGGGCCGGAACCCAGGCGTGGCTCGACCACGACAGCGGCACCCCGGCGTCGCAGTTCATCGACCAGGCGCTCGTCGAAGCGGGCCTGCCCTTCCCGTGA
- a CDS encoding MDR family MFS transporter produces the protein MSSSTLPTPREADRGSVLRPLFGLLLVLFVAMISSTVVSVALPRIIGSLNGSQTQYTWVVTATLLVATASTPIWGKLADLYNKKALVQIAIGIFLVGSLVSGFAQDAGQLIAARAFQGLGVGGLQALVQTIIAAMIPPKDRGRYNGLLGGVMALATVSGPLLGGVITETSWLGWRWCFFVGIPFAVIALGVLQRSLHLPAVRERHEVRVDYVGAALLATGVSVLLIWVSFVDSSFAWLSWQTAAMVGPSVVILAVAVWWESRVPEPVLPLSVIKQKGPALAILASLAVGMAMFGGAVFLGQYFQVSRGYNPTEAGLLMIPMMLGTLVSSTVSGQIVSRTGKLKAQIVAGTIILVAGFGVLSMLDRDTPLLIVFAGLAAVGIGVGMSMQNLVLAVQNTVALRDVGAASASITFFRSLGGTIGISVLGAVLANRVNADVTKGLAEAGVPASASGETSNLNLDALPGPIREIVEIAYGDATGHIFLLSTSIAVVGVIAALLLKPAPLRTTLDMEPTEKDEARP, from the coding sequence GTGAGTTCCTCGACCCTGCCCACACCACGTGAGGCCGACCGCGGGAGCGTGCTGCGCCCACTGTTCGGCCTGCTGCTCGTGCTGTTCGTCGCGATGATCAGCTCGACCGTCGTGTCCGTCGCCCTGCCGAGGATCATCGGCTCGTTGAACGGCAGCCAGACCCAGTACACCTGGGTCGTCACAGCGACACTGCTCGTGGCCACGGCGTCGACCCCGATCTGGGGCAAGCTCGCCGACCTCTACAACAAGAAGGCACTCGTCCAGATCGCGATCGGCATCTTCCTCGTCGGATCGCTGGTCAGCGGTTTCGCCCAGGACGCGGGCCAGCTGATCGCCGCGCGCGCGTTCCAGGGGCTCGGCGTCGGCGGGCTCCAGGCCCTGGTGCAGACGATCATCGCCGCGATGATCCCGCCGAAGGACCGCGGCCGTTACAACGGGCTGCTGGGTGGCGTGATGGCCCTCGCGACCGTGAGCGGGCCGCTGCTCGGCGGTGTGATCACCGAGACCTCGTGGCTGGGGTGGCGCTGGTGCTTCTTCGTCGGCATCCCGTTCGCGGTGATCGCCCTCGGTGTGCTGCAACGCTCCCTGCACCTGCCGGCCGTGCGGGAACGCCACGAGGTGCGGGTCGACTACGTCGGCGCGGCCCTGCTCGCGACCGGTGTGAGCGTGCTGCTGATCTGGGTCAGCTTCGTGGACTCGTCGTTCGCGTGGCTGTCGTGGCAGACCGCGGCCATGGTCGGCCCGTCGGTGGTCATCCTCGCCGTCGCCGTGTGGTGGGAGTCGCGGGTCCCCGAACCCGTGCTCCCGCTGTCGGTGATCAAACAGAAGGGCCCGGCACTGGCGATCCTCGCGAGCCTCGCCGTCGGCATGGCGATGTTCGGTGGCGCGGTGTTCCTCGGCCAGTACTTCCAGGTCAGCCGCGGGTACAACCCGACCGAAGCCGGGCTGCTGATGATCCCGATGATGCTCGGCACGCTCGTCTCGTCGACGGTGTCGGGCCAGATCGTGAGCCGCACCGGCAAGCTGAAGGCGCAGATCGTGGCGGGCACGATCATCCTGGTCGCGGGCTTCGGCGTGCTCTCGATGCTGGACCGCGACACGCCGCTGCTCATCGTCTTCGCGGGTCTCGCGGCCGTCGGCATCGGTGTGGGCATGTCGATGCAGAACCTCGTGCTGGCCGTGCAGAACACGGTGGCACTGCGCGACGTCGGCGCCGCGAGCGCGTCGATCACGTTCTTCCGGTCGCTGGGCGGCACGATCGGCATCTCGGTGCTGGGGGCCGTGCTCGCCAACCGCGTGAACGCCGACGTGACGAAGGGGCTGGCGGAGGCCGGTGTCCCCGCGTCGGCGTCGGGCGAGACGAGCAACCTCAACCTGGACGCGCTGCCCGGGCCGATCCGCGAGATCGTGGAGATCGCCTACGGCGACGCCACGGGTCACATCTTCCTGCTCTCCACGTCCATCGCCGTGGTCGGCGTGATCGCGGCGCTGCTGCTCAAGCCCGCGCCGCTGCGCACGACCCTGGACATGGAGCCGACCGAGAAGGACGAGGCTCGGCCCTGA
- a CDS encoding polymorphic toxin-type HINT domain-containing protein: MSHWWSSRSRLGEIVDKLIGAFKATVSWVKKRDAAQGLLRRVDAAKERLTRSGSSCSIGNSFVPGTLVLMADGSRVPIEEVELGEDRVLATDPVTGESAPREVVATIVGQGEKDLVEIEVSNGGPFGESLGSVIATDEHPFWVPSLGEWVPAAELQRGDWLRTGSGTWVQVSRTDAWSAPQRVHNLTINGIHTYHVLAGTTPVLVHNNGGEPVTDDFNQARNRALGWLVPRGFKAEKVKLGRFRQIEGKPVGMQTANNKVKFRIEFDERSGAHINVWAGKEKGSHFQFNATEATVAKLQRLHGCG; this comes from the coding sequence ATGTCGCACTGGTGGTCTTCCCGTAGCCGACTCGGGGAAATTGTTGACAAGCTGATCGGTGCGTTCAAAGCGACGGTCAGTTGGGTCAAGAAGCGGGATGCGGCGCAGGGGTTGTTGCGGCGGGTTGATGCGGCGAAGGAGCGGCTGACCAGGTCGGGGTCATCGTGCTCGATCGGTAACAGTTTTGTGCCGGGCACGTTGGTGTTGATGGCTGATGGGTCGCGTGTGCCGATCGAGGAGGTCGAGCTCGGGGAGGATCGGGTGCTGGCGACGGATCCGGTGACGGGAGAATCGGCTCCGCGGGAGGTGGTAGCCACGATCGTCGGTCAGGGCGAGAAGGACCTGGTCGAGATCGAGGTGTCGAACGGGGGGCCGTTTGGTGAGTCGCTCGGGTCGGTGATAGCTACCGATGAGCATCCGTTCTGGGTGCCCAGTCTCGGGGAGTGGGTCCCGGCCGCGGAGTTGCAGCGTGGTGACTGGCTGCGTACCGGATCAGGCACGTGGGTTCAGGTCAGCCGCACCGACGCCTGGAGCGCGCCACAACGAGTCCACAACCTCACCATCAACGGCATCCACACCTACCATGTGCTCGCGGGAACCACACCCGTATTAGTGCATAATAATGGTGGCGAGCCTGTCACCGATGATTTCAACCAGGCGCGGAATCGGGCTCTGGGTTGGTTGGTTCCTCGCGGATTCAAAGCTGAAAAGGTGAAGTTAGGCAGGTTTCGGCAGATCGAAGGTAAGCCTGTCGGTATGCAGACAGCTAACAACAAGGTGAAATTCCGAATCGAGTTCGATGAGCGAAGCGGGGCGCACATCAACGTGTGGGCGGGGAAGGAGAAGGGGTCACACTTTCAGTTCAATGCGACCGAGGCGACTGTGGCGAAACTTCAGCGACTACACGGATGCGGCTGA
- a CDS encoding polymorphic toxin-type HINT domain-containing protein — protein MAVRPVLRAIALFVGISVGTSTVVAVANEGPIYADLPQLQKERSVPGEPVLVEPLPDNPIDAAVATTQSEPIWPEEAVATVPLSDSHEGTAVSSVENTKIPISIALAGDDKRDGIEAGRFPQVKIFTSSQDVADKAGVAGAVFAVADAGNAGGRKLSVLVDYSGFAAAYGGDYGSRLRVRQLPACALTTPEKAECREGRWLPTVNDVDEQQVSADITLPEPDTASQSDRAESVVLAVQSQASGSGGAFTATNLSPAGSWSAGGSSGDFTYSVPLRVPPSPGGLAPKLGIGYSSGTIDGRTSATNNQASVVGDGWELSAGGFVERQYKACSEDLGGNQDERKTGDLCWATDNAVLSLNGINAKLVQDSETGFWKPKNDDGSRVERLTGAHNGDNNGEHWKVTATDGTQYFFGLNRLPGWGEGEPETKSAFTVPVFGNNTGEPCHAQAFDDSWCQQAYRWNLDYVVDPNGNVTTYYYDTETNHYGRNQTASKQTPYVAAGMLRRIEYGLRSDDVFGPAPARVWFDTAQRCLPTETFECNADQLTPGNAGKWPDVPSDQICKSDDTCDNRYSPAFFTTKRLVKVLTQVRRDDVTNEAKWKNVDSWTLRHQFPDTGDGLSPALWLAGIKHTGLVGEEKAMPEIRFHGRAMPNRVDTGDDGLPPITRHRIERVITEAGGIIEISYSDRECVAGEAMPSSPQNNDMRCFPTWWVPEFGLERELGWFHKYVVVAVTEDGRTTGPSLRKTHYEYSGGAAWHFDEAVFTEMEYRTWSQWRGYGLVRTITGDPGTAQSVTEERFLRGMHGDRLPGGSRRSVTVKDSEGGTVTDHDQLAGFSRETLQYDGDELVSSSIKDPWVHGPTATSGDEKAYMTNVGAVRGKTLLSDGSWRKTEVNYRFDEHGNTNRVEDLGEVGKSGDETCARTTYAHNGDAWIHTLPSTLRVVALPCSEGEGTNNDVISDVRSSYDGQDHGVPPTKGNLTTTERWTGSKYELSQRTTYDELGRVVEVENVLGEKVTTDYSPGPGFPTRSVTKTDPKGFSGTTTFEPAWGQVLSEVGISGERADVEYDPLGRVHRVWLPGTVKARGDKPHSVFTYEYRTDAPTVVTTQARRDDGEYNTSYTLYDGLLRQRQSQLPAVSGGRILTDWFYDSRGLEYKVNGAYYNADNPSTDVLGVLDNAVPNQTLTEFDALGRETEVIYRKLGVEQWRTSTTYGGDRVTVVPPEGGTTTTVINDVNGNVVERRQHHGRDADSPFDETRYVYDAAGRMTSMSGPDGAEWTYEYDILGRKIADNDPDSGTTRYTYDALDRLVETTDARGLKLRTEYDELGRTVAQYEQRGPETPEIKTADWAYDELKPGLLDSATRWVDGHAYTKRVDWYDSALRPVEQSIVVPAAEKELAGTYTFETDYFPVSGKVSRQAHPAAGGLDAEYIQHQYNEQGLPTRTFGIDNYVSDHRYSKYGETLRLTLGGGADTVFSTFFYEEGTRRLDSVDIQRNTEQNSYAAQRSYNYDPAGNITRLADTPPGSMSDVQCFGYDYLQRLTTAFTPASGDCAEEPSVPGLGGAAPYWHDYTYDKGGNRIEEVQHSADGDIVRTYSYGAESGSQPHTLRSVLETGPNGTSRDEYDYDAAGNMTYRNVGGSPQEWEWDAAGRAEKVTEHDGRQSQFLYDADGERLLKRESGITTLYLHGMELVLQNTTREVTAKRYYTHAGQTVAVRTSGDGGGLSLLAEDHQGTSSLAFETDDLSVSQRRQDPFGNPRGDQPESWPDDKGFVGGVEDDTGLTTLGARQYESATGRFVSVDPVMDAADPQQVNGYAYANNSPVTNSDPNGLYWKTISVTERVLKTTFVAVMYWLAPLFPVFGFIAVSYWTVQVYAYRVWIEPPWKGQAQRHQQALAAAGLSAEEYEQAKQLAADKRSWVEVALQHGGEVLHDIIGVKGVVDNCINDFDLLGCGYEIASALPWSKILKIGEIVDKLIGAFKATVSWVKKRDAAQGLLRRVDAAKERLTRSGSSCSIGNSFVPGTLVLMVDGSRVPIEEVELGDRVLATDPVTGESASREVVATIVGQGEKDLVDVTVDADGEPGGAVETITATAEHPFWVDEHGRFIRPTVGLRGEPVGWYSAGDLDPGDQLLTPDGDHARIVDIRVYTATTTVHNLTINGVHTYYVGDENSVLNHNADGCRKSWELRRENASVVKRGGPFKTTFYKSSSDDTWWTPDVTGHGRPPSAYKVYKETKKGLEWQYDANKYGDYIEGKWKGGTGRFIPWSSLRGVK, from the coding sequence TTGGCAGTCAGACCTGTGCTGCGCGCAATCGCGCTTTTCGTCGGGATCTCGGTCGGAACCTCAACCGTGGTAGCCGTCGCTAATGAGGGGCCAATCTACGCTGACCTACCGCAATTGCAGAAAGAACGGTCGGTACCCGGCGAGCCGGTGCTGGTGGAGCCTCTACCTGATAATCCGATCGACGCGGCCGTGGCCACGACCCAGTCAGAACCGATTTGGCCAGAAGAGGCGGTCGCCACGGTACCGCTTTCGGATTCGCATGAGGGCACCGCGGTCTCGTCTGTTGAGAACACCAAGATACCGATCTCGATCGCACTCGCTGGTGACGACAAGCGTGACGGAATCGAAGCTGGAAGATTCCCTCAGGTCAAAATTTTCACCAGTTCCCAGGATGTTGCAGACAAGGCAGGTGTCGCTGGTGCCGTATTTGCCGTCGCCGATGCGGGCAATGCTGGGGGGCGCAAACTCTCCGTGCTCGTCGACTACAGCGGTTTCGCCGCTGCATACGGGGGCGATTACGGTTCTCGGTTACGTGTTCGACAGCTGCCTGCGTGCGCGCTGACCACTCCGGAGAAGGCAGAATGCCGCGAAGGAAGATGGCTGCCCACGGTCAACGATGTTGACGAACAGCAGGTGAGCGCCGACATCACCCTGCCGGAACCGGACACTGCCTCTCAATCCGATAGGGCCGAGTCCGTGGTGCTGGCAGTGCAGTCGCAGGCATCGGGCTCCGGCGGTGCTTTCACCGCCACCAATTTATCGCCGGCAGGGAGTTGGTCGGCGGGCGGTTCCAGTGGTGACTTCACCTATTCAGTTCCCTTGCGAGTCCCGCCGTCACCGGGGGGCCTGGCTCCGAAGTTGGGGATTGGTTACTCGTCCGGAACGATCGATGGACGGACCAGCGCTACCAACAATCAGGCTTCGGTGGTTGGGGATGGTTGGGAACTCAGTGCTGGCGGTTTTGTGGAACGCCAGTACAAAGCTTGTTCTGAGGACCTCGGCGGCAACCAAGACGAGCGAAAGACCGGGGATCTGTGCTGGGCCACCGACAACGCGGTACTGAGCCTCAACGGGATCAACGCCAAGCTTGTGCAGGATTCAGAGACCGGGTTCTGGAAGCCGAAGAACGACGACGGATCCAGGGTCGAACGCCTGACCGGTGCTCATAACGGTGACAACAACGGTGAGCACTGGAAGGTAACAGCAACCGACGGCACACAGTACTTCTTCGGTCTCAACCGTCTGCCCGGCTGGGGGGAGGGCGAGCCCGAAACGAAGTCAGCCTTCACTGTGCCCGTGTTCGGCAACAATACTGGCGAGCCGTGTCACGCGCAGGCATTCGACGATTCGTGGTGCCAGCAGGCATACCGCTGGAATCTCGACTATGTCGTCGACCCGAATGGCAACGTCACAACCTACTATTACGATACCGAAACCAACCACTACGGCCGAAACCAAACAGCGAGCAAACAGACTCCGTACGTGGCAGCGGGAATGCTCCGTCGTATCGAGTATGGCCTTCGGTCGGACGACGTGTTTGGACCCGCGCCGGCGCGGGTGTGGTTCGACACTGCACAACGATGCTTGCCCACCGAGACGTTCGAGTGCAATGCCGATCAGCTCACCCCTGGCAATGCCGGCAAGTGGCCGGATGTTCCATCCGACCAGATCTGCAAGTCCGACGATACTTGTGACAACAGATATTCGCCCGCTTTTTTCACGACCAAGCGGCTCGTCAAAGTGCTCACACAGGTGCGTCGAGACGATGTGACCAACGAAGCGAAGTGGAAGAACGTCGACTCGTGGACGCTTCGACACCAGTTTCCTGATACCGGTGACGGCTTGTCACCAGCGTTGTGGCTCGCAGGGATCAAACACACTGGTCTGGTCGGCGAAGAGAAGGCGATGCCGGAGATCCGGTTCCACGGTCGTGCGATGCCGAACCGTGTTGACACTGGCGACGATGGCCTGCCACCGATCACACGGCACCGAATCGAACGAGTGATCACCGAAGCGGGTGGCATCATCGAGATCTCTTACTCCGACCGCGAGTGCGTGGCGGGTGAGGCGATGCCGAGTAGCCCTCAGAACAACGACATGCGTTGCTTCCCCACGTGGTGGGTGCCTGAGTTCGGTCTTGAACGCGAACTCGGCTGGTTCCACAAGTACGTCGTCGTTGCGGTGACCGAGGACGGACGCACCACCGGCCCGTCCTTGAGGAAAACCCACTACGAGTACAGCGGAGGCGCGGCTTGGCACTTCGACGAAGCCGTGTTTACTGAGATGGAATACCGCACGTGGTCGCAATGGCGAGGCTACGGGCTGGTACGCACCATCACCGGCGACCCAGGTACGGCTCAGTCTGTCACCGAAGAACGATTCTTGCGTGGCATGCACGGTGACCGATTGCCCGGCGGGAGCCGCCGATCAGTCACGGTAAAGGACTCCGAGGGCGGAACGGTCACCGACCACGACCAACTGGCCGGCTTCTCGCGCGAGACGTTGCAGTATGACGGTGACGAGTTGGTGTCGTCGTCTATTAAGGATCCGTGGGTCCACGGCCCCACCGCCACCTCCGGTGACGAGAAGGCCTATATGACCAACGTCGGAGCAGTGCGTGGCAAGACACTGTTGTCCGACGGCTCGTGGCGTAAGACCGAGGTCAACTACAGGTTCGATGAACACGGCAACACGAACCGCGTCGAAGACCTCGGTGAAGTTGGCAAGTCCGGTGATGAAACGTGTGCGCGAACGACGTACGCGCACAACGGCGATGCCTGGATTCATACTCTGCCGTCCACTCTCAGGGTTGTCGCTCTGCCATGCAGTGAGGGCGAGGGAACGAACAACGATGTCATTTCCGACGTGCGTTCCTCGTACGATGGGCAGGACCATGGTGTCCCTCCTACGAAGGGCAATCTCACCACCACCGAACGGTGGACAGGTAGTAAGTACGAGCTGAGCCAGCGCACCACTTACGACGAGCTCGGCAGAGTCGTCGAGGTCGAGAACGTACTCGGGGAGAAGGTCACCACCGACTACTCGCCCGGACCTGGATTCCCGACGCGTAGTGTTACGAAGACGGACCCGAAGGGGTTCAGCGGAACTACTACTTTCGAGCCGGCTTGGGGACAGGTGCTCTCCGAGGTCGGCATCAGCGGAGAACGCGCGGACGTCGAGTATGATCCACTCGGCCGCGTTCACCGAGTGTGGCTGCCGGGCACCGTAAAGGCGCGTGGCGACAAGCCCCACAGCGTCTTCACGTACGAGTACCGCACTGACGCGCCCACCGTGGTGACCACGCAGGCGCGGCGTGACGACGGTGAGTACAACACCTCGTACACGCTCTACGACGGACTTTTGCGACAACGGCAGAGTCAGTTGCCCGCAGTATCGGGAGGACGGATCCTCACCGACTGGTTCTACGACTCTCGGGGACTCGAGTACAAGGTCAACGGCGCCTATTACAACGCTGACAACCCCAGCACGGATGTGCTGGGAGTTCTCGACAATGCGGTGCCGAACCAGACTCTGACTGAGTTCGATGCGCTCGGGCGAGAGACCGAGGTCATTTATCGTAAGCTCGGCGTCGAGCAGTGGCGCACCAGTACCACCTACGGTGGCGACCGTGTGACTGTCGTTCCTCCCGAGGGCGGCACGACGACTACAGTAATCAACGACGTCAACGGCAACGTGGTGGAGCGTCGTCAACATCACGGCCGCGATGCTGATTCTCCCTTTGACGAGACCCGCTACGTCTACGACGCCGCAGGCCGGATGACGTCTATGAGCGGGCCGGACGGCGCCGAGTGGACTTACGAGTACGACATACTCGGACGCAAGATCGCCGATAACGATCCTGACAGTGGCACTACCCGCTATACCTACGACGCTCTGGACCGCTTGGTGGAGACCACGGATGCGCGAGGCTTGAAGCTCCGGACCGAGTACGACGAATTAGGTCGCACGGTCGCACAGTACGAGCAGCGGGGCCCGGAGACGCCTGAGATCAAAACGGCAGATTGGGCCTACGACGAGCTGAAACCCGGCTTGCTCGATTCGGCTACCCGCTGGGTCGACGGTCACGCATACACAAAACGCGTCGATTGGTACGACAGTGCGCTGCGTCCCGTCGAGCAGAGCATCGTCGTCCCAGCGGCGGAGAAGGAGCTAGCGGGCACTTACACATTCGAGACCGATTACTTCCCGGTTTCCGGCAAAGTCTCGAGGCAGGCACATCCTGCCGCAGGCGGTCTGGATGCCGAGTACATTCAGCATCAGTACAACGAGCAAGGCTTGCCGACGCGGACATTCGGCATCGACAATTATGTGTCGGACCACCGCTACAGCAAATACGGCGAAACACTGCGTTTGACGCTGGGCGGCGGTGCAGACACGGTCTTCAGCACATTCTTCTACGAAGAGGGAACACGCAGGCTCGATTCCGTCGACATCCAGCGAAACACCGAGCAAAACTCCTACGCCGCCCAACGGTCCTACAACTATGACCCGGCGGGGAATATCACGCGGCTCGCCGACACCCCGCCTGGCTCGATGTCGGATGTGCAGTGCTTCGGCTACGACTACTTACAGCGGCTGACGACAGCGTTCACGCCCGCTAGCGGTGACTGCGCGGAGGAACCCTCGGTGCCCGGTCTGGGTGGTGCTGCGCCGTACTGGCACGACTACACCTATGACAAGGGTGGCAACCGTATCGAGGAAGTGCAGCACAGTGCGGACGGCGACATCGTTCGTACCTACTCCTACGGTGCGGAGAGCGGCTCGCAGCCGCACACGCTGCGGTCTGTGCTGGAGACCGGTCCCAACGGTACGTCGCGCGACGAGTACGACTATGACGCCGCGGGCAACATGACCTACCGCAACGTGGGCGGATCACCGCAGGAGTGGGAGTGGGACGCTGCCGGGCGTGCCGAGAAGGTCACCGAGCATGACGGCCGACAGTCGCAGTTTCTCTACGACGCCGACGGCGAGCGGTTACTGAAACGCGAGTCCGGGATCACCACGCTCTACCTACACGGTATGGAGTTGGTGCTGCAGAACACCACTCGCGAGGTGACCGCCAAGCGCTACTACACACATGCCGGCCAGACCGTGGCGGTGCGTACTTCGGGCGATGGTGGTGGCTTGTCACTGCTCGCCGAGGATCACCAGGGGACGAGTTCACTCGCGTTTGAAACCGACGACTTGTCGGTGAGTCAGCGCCGTCAGGACCCGTTCGGCAATCCGCGGGGTGACCAGCCGGAGTCGTGGCCGGACGACAAGGGGTTCGTGGGTGGTGTCGAGGACGACACGGGGTTGACGACGCTAGGCGCGAGGCAGTACGAGTCGGCAACCGGACGTTTCGTCTCTGTCGACCCGGTCATGGATGCCGCAGACCCACAGCAGGTCAACGGTTACGCGTACGCGAACAACTCGCCGGTGACCAACTCCGACCCGAACGGTCTGTACTGGAAAACGATCAGTGTCACTGAGCGAGTGTTGAAGACGACGTTCGTTGCGGTGATGTACTGGTTGGCGCCGTTGTTCCCGGTGTTCGGGTTCATCGCGGTCTCGTATTGGACGGTTCAAGTCTATGCATATCGGGTGTGGATCGAGCCGCCGTGGAAGGGACAGGCGCAGCGACACCAGCAGGCGCTCGCGGCTGCGGGGCTGAGCGCGGAGGAGTACGAGCAGGCGAAACAACTGGCGGCGGACAAGCGCAGTTGGGTTGAGGTGGCGTTGCAGCACGGTGGTGAGGTGTTGCACGACATCATCGGGGTCAAGGGTGTGGTGGACAACTGCATCAACGACTTCGATCTGCTTGGTTGCGGTTACGAGATCGCGTCGGCGTTGCCGTGGAGCAAGATCCTGAAGATCGGGGAAATTGTTGACAAGCTGATCGGTGCGTTCAAAGCGACGGTCAGTTGGGTCAAGAAGCGGGATGCGGCGCAGGGGTTGTTGCGGCGGGTTGATGCGGCGAAGGAGCGGCTGACCAGGTCGGGGTCATCGTGCTCGATCGGTAACAGTTTTGTGCCGGGCACGTTGGTGTTGATGGTTGATGGGTCGCGTGTGCCGATCGAGGAGGTCGAGCTCGGGGATCGGGTGCTGGCGACGGATCCGGTGACGGGAGAATCGGCTTCGCGGGAGGTGGTAGCCACGATCGTCGGTCAGGGCGAGAAGGACCTGGTGGATGTCACCGTCGATGCTGATGGCGAGCCCGGTGGAGCGGTAGAGACGATCACCGCTACCGCGGAGCACCCGTTCTGGGTCGACGAGCACGGCCGCTTCATCCGTCCCACGGTCGGCCTGCGGGGCGAGCCAGTAGGCTGGTACAGCGCTGGCGACCTTGACCCCGGAGACCAACTCCTCACCCCTGACGGTGACCACGCCCGGATTGTAGATATCCGCGTCTACACCGCCACCACCACCGTCCACAACCTCACTATCAATGGTGTCCACACGTACTACGTCGGCGATGAGAATAGTGTTCTTAATCACAACGCTGACGGATGCAGGAAGTCATGGGAGCTGAGGAGGGAAAACGCATCAGTCGTCAAGCGTGGTGGGCCTTTCAAAACGACCTTTTACAAGAGTTCGTCGGATGATACGTGGTGGACACCAGATGTGACTGGGCATGGTCGGCCCCCGTCGGCGTATAAAGTCTACAAAGAGACAAAAAAAGGGTTAGAATGGCAATATGACGCTAATAAATACGGGGACTACATTGAGGGAAAATGGAAGGGGGGTACGGGAAGATTCATCCCGTGGTCCAGCTTGCGAGGTGTTAAATGA